The Calliphora vicina chromosome 3, idCalVici1.1, whole genome shotgun sequence genome contains a region encoding:
- the SmydA-2 gene encoding SET domain-containing protein SmydA-8, whose translation MTNSSKCAVCGVPASLKCMACKQVYYCGKEHQKIHWKKGHKAECKCYEITRNELLGRHIRATRDIKLGEIILREPPLIYGPKVATVPLCLGCHRKLATPVGNYYKCKGCAWPLCGPDCEKSPHHKDECALMAARKFSAKIDYKAGNDQTGKKESAYCVILPLRCMLLKQKNPAQYEQFAELEDHLQERLDTPMYKVLRANLLTFIKTILGMTDWSEEEILRVAARLDTNTFEVRQTMENRRVRAIYPLAAMLSHDCISNTRHTFDEQMNIIFIAKQPIAKGDIICTSYTQPLKSTLMRREHLALAKCFQCTCKRCQDPTEMNLFVGAVLCHKCKVGKIISTNPMNNSAVWHCQLCPHQLPAKQINLGNMAMLKEIESLDKTSVKAFEEFLHRYRDILHEKNTHVLQVKYALTQLYGNAPGFSLQEMNDAAIKRKIDLCQELLEVADVLDGGWSIFRGNLLLDLQEAMFVQTKREFLNGLLTQSATQEKFLESMQLLKEAIDIMKLEPDMKQTLNERTQLLARELEMEESNEGSNF comes from the exons atgacGAATTCCTCGAAATGTGCCGTGTGTGGTGTGCCGGCTTCATTGAAGTGCATGGCCTGCAAACAGGTGTATTATTGTGGTAAAGAGCATCAGAAAATTCATTGGAAAAAAGGTCACAAGGCCGAGTGTAAATGTTATGAG ATTACTAGAAATGAGCTATTGGGCCGCCATATACGCGCCACACGTGACATAAAATTGGGTGAAATTATTTTACGTGAACCTCCGCTCATCTATGGTCCTAAAGTTGCCACTGTGCCCTTGTGTTTGGGCTGTCATCGCAAACTTGCCACTCCGGTAGGTAACTACTACAAGTGCAAAGGCTGTGCTTGGCCTTTGTGCGGTCCAGACTGCGAAAAATCTCCTCATCACAAAGACGAATGTGCTTTAATGGCGGCCCGCAAGTTTTCGGCCAAAATCGATTACAAGGCCGGCAACGATCAAACCGGCAAAAAGGAGTCTGCCTATTGTGTCATCCTACCTCTGCGTTGCATGCTGCTGAAGCAGAAAAATCCTGCCCAATATGAACAATTTGCCGAACTGGAAGATCATTTGCAGGAACGTTTAGATACGCCCATGTACAAAGTATTACGTGCCAATTTACTGACATTTATCAAAACCATATTGGGCATGACAGATTGGAGTGAGGAGGAAATTTTACGTGTAGCTGCTCGTTTAGACACAAACACATTTGAGGTGCGCCAGACAATGGAAAATCGCAGAGTACGTGCCATTTATCCCTTGGCGGCCATGCTTTCGCACGATTGCATCTCCAATACCCGGCATACGTTCGATGAACAaatgaatattattttcataGCTAAACAGCCCATAGCCAAGGGTGATATAATTTGTACTTCCTATACACAGCCTCTGAAAAGTACTTTGATGAGACGTGAACATTTGGCCCTGGCCAAGTGTTTCCAGTGTACTTGTAAGAGATGTCAAGATCCCACAGAGATGAATTTGTTTGTTGGAGCTGTACTGTGCCATAAGTGTAAGGTGGGAAAG aTCATATCCACAAATCCCATGAACAACTCTGCCGTTTGGCATTGTCAATTGTGCCCCCATCAACTGCCGGCCAAACAAATTAATCTGGGCAATATGGCCATGTTAAAAGAGATTGAATCATTGGATAAAACTTCTGTCAAGGCGTTCGAAGAATTTTTACACAGATATCGCGATATTTTGCATGAAAAGAACACACATGTTCTGCAAGTGAAATATGCCTTGACCCAATTGTATGGCAATGCTCCAGGATTTAGTTTGCAAG aaatgaatgATGCTGCTATTAAACGTAAAATTGATCTCTGTCAAGAGCTTTTGGAAGTAGCTGATGTTTTGGATGGTGGCTGGAGTATATTTAGAGGCAACTTATTGCTGGATTTGCAGGAGGCCATGTTTGTGCAAACCAAACGTGAGTTTTTAAATGGTTTGCTGACACAAAGTGCCACACAG GAAAAATTCTTGGAATCCATGCAATTGCTGAAAGAAGCCATTGATATCATGAAATTGGAGCCAGACATGAAGCAAACCTTAAACGAACGTACTCAATTGTTGGCCAGAGAATTGGAAATGGAGGAATCCAATGAAGGGtctaatttttaa
- the Prp6 gene encoding pre-mRNA-processing factor 6 has product MSNVTAAVIANRNKKHFLGVPAPLGYVAGVGRGATGFTTRSDIGPARDANDVSDDRHAPPAAKRKKKDEEEEEDEDLNDSNYDEFSGYSGSLFSKDPYDKDDEEADAIYDSIDKRMDEKRKEYRDRRLREDLERYRQERPKIQQQFSDLKRSLSNVTAEEWSNIPEVGDSRNRKQRNPRAEKFTPLPDSVLSRNLGGESSSTIDPSSGLSSMVPGVATPGMLTPTGDLDLRKIGQARNTLMNVKLSQVSDSVTGQTVVDPKGYLTDLQSMIPTYGGDINDIKKARLLLKSVRETNPNHPPAWIASARLEEVTGKVQMARNLIMRGCEINPQSEDLWLEAARLQPTDTAKAVIAQAARHIPTSVRIWIKAADLETETKAKRRVYRKALEHIPNSVRLWKAAVELENPDDARILLSRAVECCNTSVELWLALARLETYENARKVLNKARENIPTDRQIWTTAAKLEEANGNIHMVEKIIDRSLTSLTANGVEINREHWFQEAIEAEKSGAVHCCQIIIKAVIGVSVEEEDRKQTWMDDADFCAKENAFECARAVYAHALQIFPSKKSIWLRAAYFEKNHGSRESLEALLQRAVAHCPKSEVLWLMGAKSKWLAGDVPAARGILSLAFQANPNSEDIWLAAVKLESENSEYERARRLLAKARGSAPTPRVMMKSARLEWALDRLDEASKLLDEAVEVFPDFPKLWMMKGQIEEQQRRLEEAAITYNTGIKKCPTSIPLWLLSACLEERKGVLTKARSILERGRLRNPKTPTLWLEAIRVELRAGLKEIASTMMARALQECPNSGELWAEAIFMESKPQRKTKSVDALKKCEHDPHVLLAVSKLFWSEHKFTKCRDWFNRTVKIDPDLGDAWAYFYKFELLHGAETQQHEVLERCIASEPKHGEAWCSVSKHIKNWCFKTPEILKAVVKEISIPI; this is encoded by the exons atgtccaatgtAACAGCAGCGGTTATAGCTAATCgcaataaaaaacactttttgggTGTACCAGCTCCCCTGGGCTATGTGGCCGGTGTAGGTCGTGG TGCTACAGGTTTCACAACACGTTCTGATATTGGTCCGGCTCGAGATGCAAATGATGTTTCAGATGATCGTCATGCACCACCCGCCGCCAAACGCAAGAAAAAAGACGAAGAAGAAGAGGAGGATGAGGATTTGAATGATTCTAATTATGATGAATTCAGTGGTTATAGTGGTTCTTTGTTTTCCAAAGATCCCTATGATAAGGATGATGAGGAGGCGGATGCTATTTATGATTCGATAGATAAGCGTATGGATGAAAAGAGGAAGGAGTACAGAGATAGACGATTAAGGGAAGATTTGGAGAGATATCGGCAGGAAAG ACCCAAAATTCAACAACAGTTTTCTGACTTAAAACGTTCTTTGTCCAATGTCACCGCCGAAGAGTGGTCCAATATTCCCGAAGTAGGAGACAGTCGTAATAGGAAACAGCGTAATCCCCGGGCCGAAAAATTCACTCCCCTACCAGACAGTGTATTGTCCCGAAATCTAGGAGGAGAATCCTCTTCCACCATTGATCCCTCCTCGGGTTTGTCTTCTATGGTGCCTGGAGTGGCAACACCAGGAATGTTAACTCCGACCGGAGATTTGGATTTGCGTAAAATTGGTCAGGCTCGTAATACACTAATGAATGTAAAACTATCACAAGTTTCTGATTCGGTAACGGGTCAGACAGTGGTAGATCCCAAGGGTTATCTCACCGATTTGCAAAGTATGATTCCCACTTATGGTGGAGACATCAATGATATTAAAAAGGCTAGACTGTTGCTGAAGAGTGTCAGAGAAACAAATCCCAATCATCCGCCCGCCTGGATAGCCTCGGCTCGTTTGGAGGAAGTTACCGGTAAAGTGCAAATGGCTCGTAATTTGATTATGCGCGGCtgtgaaataaatccccaatcGGAAGATTTATGGCTGGAGGCGGCTCGCTTGCAGCCCACAGATACCGCTAAAGCGGTAATAGCCCAGGCAGCTCGTCATATACCCACTTCGGTGCGTATTTGGATAAAGGCTGCTGATTTGGAAACAGAAACTAAAGCCAAAAGGAGAGTGTATCGCAAAGCTTTGGAACATATACCAAATTCTGTTAGATTATGGAAGGCTGCTGTGGAATTGGAAAATCCTGATGATGCCAGAATTTTACTATCCAGAGCTGTGGAGTGTTGCAACACGAGTGTTGAATTATGGCTGGCTTTGGCCCGTCTGGAGACTTATGAAAATGCCCGTAAAGTGCTTAACAAGGCCCGTGAAAATATACCCACAGATAGACAGATTTGGACCACTGCAGCCAAGCTGGAAGAGGCCAATGGCAATATACACATGGTGGAAAAGATTATAGATCGTTCTCTCACCTCTCTAACTGCCAATGGAGTGGAAATCAATCGAGAACATTGGTTCCAAGAGGCCATTGAGGCAGAAAAATCGGGTGCCGTACATTGCTGTCAGATCATTATAAAGGCTGTCATAGGCGTAAGTGTGGAGGAAGAAGATCGCAAACAAACTTGGATGGATGATGCTGATTTT TGTGCCAAAGAAAACGCTTTTGAATGTGCCAGAGCTGTGTATGCCCATGCTTTGCAGATATTCCCCTCTAAGAAGAGCATTTGGCTGAGAGCTGCCTACTTTGAAAAGAATCATGGCTCTAGAGAGTCTTTGGAGGCTTTGCTACAACGCGCCGTGGCTCATTGTCCCAAATCTGAGGTATTGTGGCTTATGGGTGCCAAATCTAAGTGGTTGGCTGGTGATGTACCAGCCGCTAGAGGGATTCTCTCTTTGGCTTTCCAGGCCAATCCCAACTCCGAAGATATTTGGTTGGCGGCCGTTAAATTGGAGTCCGAAAATTCAGAATACGAACGTGCCagacgtttattggccaaggcCAGAGGTTCGGCTCCTACACCCAGAGTCATGATGAAATCGGCTCGTTTGGAATGGGCTTTAGATCGTTTGGATGAGGCTTCTAAATTATTAGATGAGGCAGTGGAAGTTTTTCCCGATTTTCCCAAATTATGGATGATGAAGGGCCAAATAGAGGAACAACAAAGACGTTTGGAGGAAGCTGCCATCACCTATAATACGGGCATCAAGAAGTGTCCAACTTCTATACCCTTGTGGCTGCTTTCGGCCTGCTTAGAAGAACGCAAGGGTGTCTTAACCAAGGCCCGTTCTATTTTGGAAAGAGGACGTTTGCGTAATCCCAAAACTCCCACTTTATGGCTAGAAGCCATACGTGTAGAACTGAGAGCTGGACTAAAAGAAATAGCAAGCACTATGATGGCTCGTGCCTTGCAGGAATGCCCCAATTCGGGTGAACTGTGGGCTGAGGCGATTTTCATGGAATCTAAGCCTCAAAGAAAAACCAAATCGGTAGATGCTTTAAAGAAGTGTGAACATGATCCTCATGTGTTATTGGCCGTTTCCAAACTCTTTTGGTCGGAACATAAATTCACCAAGTGCCGGGATTGGTTTAATCGcacg gtTAAAATCGATCCTGATTTGGGTGATGCCTGGGCCTATTTCTATAAATTCGAATTGCTGCATGGCGCTGAAACCCAACAGCATGAGGTATTGGAACGTTGTATAGCCTCCGAACCCAAACATGGTGAAGCCTGGTGTAGtgttagtaaacatatcaaaaatTGGTGTTTTAAAACACCAGAGATACTAAAGGCCGTGGTTAAGGAGATTTCTATACCCATTTAA
- the Ir75d gene encoding uncharacterized protein Ir75d yields MQFSLVAIALLVYVANSLEQIYAEGNHNFQKTSKNIKKDTFKTITLSYFQFHGVRSLNLIVCPTNNTAWKIPAMVSFFMEHNLPVRVWSGHDYLPEMPKRGLFGPPITFRDDRNDSFRRPLKLKLEPLAHKTGIILNDFNTGCALNVLRWSAASENNYFKTNNFWLLITKDITDLKSLEDEDIFLPPDSEVKVLVQHVNLAFSLFDVYKVAAFKPLKHNFVAHNFSDVEEMCKALRKFGSVISRREDLEGITFNTGLVINFPDMFTDIEDLSLRHIDTMAKVTNRLVVDMARKLNLKFNTYQTDNYGWRKANGSFSGLMGRFQRYELDFGQMAFFMRLDRTAVCNFLVETFRIRAGIMFRQPPLSSVANIFTMPFEMDVWICLIILIVVTFCVFALELALSPHTHEMHYWDCAIFVWGAMCQQGFYGSVSNLSARIIIFTTFVATLFLFISFSANIVALLQSPSEAIRSLSDLSHSSLELGVMDTVYNRVFLNESTDPVTKYLYLKKILPKGESIYISPAAGINKMRYETFAFQVELQTGYQIISDTFSEPEKCGLKEMEPYKLPMIAVPTRKNFPYKELFRRQLRWQREVGLMNREERKWFTQKPKCEGMGRFVSIGLKECRYAWAVLGWGFLFALTALGCELLLIKYLKYIGGVAKCPSKAGSGTLKSLAYLAKMEKRDLASLNSKEFTVGWSSSGECHTDADVDQAIIRKGVESATSSACLLAEIEDGLALTSEPLWASVSAVDDSWSLPSSSQVLHKGDLKRNKAGSVQHSSTKVLKIPASLNTGGSTPASALKGTQKESIKRARSGDDQPSLSTKKVKKSLSQDIKECGKVEAANDKDIILAYFHYHGVNSLNLIICPSNETSAFKLSSLAWYYLKNNMPLHIWSGEDYLAEMPEPALYGPANTFVMNNNDSFRRPLKLKLEPLAHKTGVILFDFNTMCGLNVLRWSAAAEHNYFTNNRYWLLTTKHNSDVNALEDKEIFLPPDSEVKVLVQNEMMANFNLLDVYKVAAFKPVKHNFVAENFQETKEMITSLQLYGSVISLRENLENITFDTGLVIAFPDMFTNIEDLSLRHIDTISKVNNRLTIELANKLNMHFNTHQTDNYGWHQPNGSFDGLMGRFQRFELDFGQMAIFMRLDRIALCDFVAETFRIRAGIMFRQPPLSAVANIFAMPFENDVWISLVVLVIVTFCVFALELLFSPHNHEMDYWDCAVFVWGAMCQQGFYVSVANRSARIIIFTTFVATLFLFTSFSANIVALLQSPSEAIHTLKDLSQSPLEIGVQDTVYNKIYFNESTDPVTNYLYHKKIAPKGDSIYMRPLVGMEKMRSGMFAYQVELQAGYQIISDTFSEPEKCGLKALEPFQLPMIAIPTRKNFPYKELFRRQLRWQREVGLMNREERKWFPQKPKCEGGVGGFVSIGLTECRYALAIFGLGSLFAGSVLCAELLLKNSFKLWRFMNKFK; encoded by the exons CTAATAGTTTGGAACAAATTTATGCAGAAGGCAACCATAATTTTCAGAAAACTtcaaagaatattaaaaaagataCGTTTAAAACAATAACTTTGAGTTACTTTCAATTTCATGGAGTGCGCAGTTTGAACTTGATTGTATGTCCAACTAATAACACAG CTTGGAAAATTCCTGCAATGGTGTCATTTTTTATGGAACACAACCTGCCAGTACGCGTTTGGTCGGGTCATGATTATTTGCCAGAAATGCCTAAACGAGGCTTATTTGGTCCACCCATTACTTTTCGTGATGATAGAAACGATTCTTTTCGACGTcctttaaaacttaaacttgaaCCTTTAGCCCATAAAACAggcataattttaaatgatttcaatACAGGCTGTGCTTTAAACGTTTTAAGATGGTCAGCGGCCtccgaaaataattattttaaaaccaataactTTTGGCTGCTTATAACAAAAGATATTACAGATTTAAAGTCTTTGGAAGATGAGGATATTTTTCTGCCACCCGACAGTGAAGTTAAAGTTTTAGTTCAACATGTAAATCTAGCATTTTCGCTATTTGATGTTTATAAAGTAGCTGCCTTTAAACCgctaaaacataattttgtagctcataatttttctgatgtAGAGGAAATGTGTAAAGCTCTAAGGAAATTTGGTTCGGTAATTTCCCGGCGTGAGGATTTGGAGGGTATTACTTTTAATACCGGTTTGGTAATCAACTTTCCCGATATGTTTACTGATATAGAGGATTTATCTTTGAGACATATTGACACCATGGCAAAGGTTACCAATCGCTTAGTGGTGGATATGGCCAGAAAATTGAATCTGAA ATTCAATACTTATCAAACCGACAACTATGGCTGGCGTAAAGCCAACGGCTCTTTCAGTGGTTTAATGGGTCGTTTTCAACGCTACGAATTGGATTTTGGTCAAATGGCCTTTTTTATGCGTTTAGATCGCACTGCTGTTTGTAATTTCCTAGTCGAAACTTTTCGCATAAGAGCTGGCATAATGTTTAGACAGCCTCCTTTGTCTTCGGTGGCCAATATTTTCACCATGCCCTTTGAAATGGATGTGTGGATTTGTTTAATCATTTTGATTGTGGTTACTTTCTGTGTATTTGCTTTGGAATTGGCTTTATCGCCGCACACTCACGAAATGCACTACTGGGATTGTGCCATCTTTGTGTGGGGAGCCATGTGCCAGCAGGGATTCTATGGCTCCGTGTCCAATCTTTCGGCTCgtattataattttcaccacCTTCGTAGccacgttatttttatttatatcattttcGGCCAATATAGTGGCTCTATTGCAAAGTCCTTCGGAAGCTATACGTTCATTAAGTGATCTGAGTCATTCTTCATTGGAACTGGGGGTAATGGATACGGTTTACAATAGAGTGTTTCTAAAT GAATCCACTGATCCCGTAACTAAATATTTGTACCTCAAGAAAATCTTGCCCAAAGGTGAGAGTATTTACATCAGCCCTGCTGCTGGGATTAACAAAATGCGCTATGAAACCTTTGCCTTTCAAGTAGAACTACAAACGGGCTATCAAATTATTAGCGATACTTTTAGTGAACCCGAAAAATGTGGCCTTAAGGAAATGGAGCCATATAAATTGCCCATGATAGCAGTGCCCACCCGTAAAAACTTTCCCTACAAGGAGTTATTTAGAAGACA ACTGAGATGGCAACGCGAAGTGGGTCTTATGAATCGTGAGGAACGTAAATGGTTCACCCAAAAACCCAAATGTGAAGGCATGGGTCGTTTTGTTTCGATTGGTTTAAAGGAATGTCGTTATGCTTGGGCGGTATTAGGTTGGGGTTTCCTATTTGCTTTGACCGCTTTGGGCTGTGAATTGCTGTTAATAAAGTATTTGAAATA CATTGGAGGAGTTGCCAAGTGCCCCTCCAAGGCAGGTTCCGGAACCCTGAAGTCTCTAGCTTATCTGGCTAAGATGGAGAAGAGAGATCTGGCTTCTTTAAATTCGAAAGAATTTACGGTGGGTTGGTCTTCTTCTGGGGAGTGTCATACAGATGCTGATGTCGACCAGGCAATCATCCGTAAGGGTGTAGAGTCGGCGACTTCATCAGCATGTCTCTTAGCTGAAATTGAGGACGGTTTAGCTCTAACTTCTGAACCGCTATGGGCTTCGGTAAGTGCTGTGGATGATAGTTGGTCATTACCGTCATCTTCACAGGTACTCCATAAAGGCGACCTTAAAAGAAATAAAGCTGGCAGTGTTCAGCATTCCTCGACAAAGGTACTGAAGATCCCTGCATCGCTGAACACTGGTGGTTCAACTCCTGCTAGCGCTCTTAAAGGCACCCAAAAGGAGTCTATTAAGAGAGCTAGATCTGGGGATGATCAGCCGTCCTTATCAACTAAGAAGGTGAAGAAATCTTTGAGCCAGGATA TTAAAGAATGTGGTAAAGTAGAGGCAGCAAATGATAAAGACATCATTTTGGCATATTTTCATTATCATGGCGTAAACAGCTTAAACCTAATTATATGTCCCTCTAATGAAACCTCag CTTTTAAGCTTTCCTCCCTAGCCTGgtactatttgaaaaacaatatgcCTTTACATATTTGGTCGGGAGAGGATTATTTAGCTGAAATGCCTGAGCCAGCCTTATATGGTCCTGCCAATACATTTGTAATGAACAACAATGATTCTTTTCGACgtcctttaaaattaaaacttgaacCTTTAGCTCACAAAACAGGCGTCATATTATTTGACTTCAATACAATGTGTGGTTTAAATGTTCTGAGATGGTCGGCTGCCGCCGAGCACAATTATTTTACCAACAATAGATATTGGCTATTAACCACAAAACATAACTCCGATGTAAATGCTCTAGAGGACAAGGAAATATTTCTACCCCCAGACAGTGAAGTAAAAGTTTTAGTTCAGAATGAGATGATGGCTAACTTTAACTTACTGGATGTTTATAAAGTAGCAGCTTTCAAGCCtgttaaacataattttgtGGCAGAGAATTTCCAGGAAACAAAAGAAATGATTACCTCATTGCAATTGTATGGTTCGGTTATATCCTTGCGTGAGAATTTGGagaatataacttttgacacgGGTCTGGTGATAGCCTTTCccgatatgtttacaaatatAGAGGATTTGAGTTTAAGACATATTGATACCATCTCCAAAGTAAATAATCGTTTGACCATAGAACTGgccaataaattaaatatgca ttttaatactCACCAGACTGACAACTATGGCTGGCATCAACCGAATGGCTCTTTTGATGGTTTGATGGGTCGTTTTCAACGTTTTGAATTGGATTTTGGGCAAATGGCCATTTTTATGCGTTTGGATCGTATTGCTTTATGTGATTTTGTTGCGGAAACTTTTCGCATAAGAGCTGGCATAATGTTTAGACAGCCTCCTTTGTCGGCAGTGGCCAATATATTTGCCATGCCTTTTGAAAATGATGTTTGGATTTCTTTGGTCGTTTTGGTTATAGTCACCTTTTGTGTATTTGCtttggaattgttattttctccTCATAATCACGAAATGGATTATTGGGATTGTGCTGTGTTTGTTTGGGGTGCCATGTGCCAGCAGGGTTTTTATGTTTCAGTGGCAAATCGTTCGGCTCgtattataattttcaccacCTTCGTGGCCACCTTATTTCTGTTTACATCATTTTCTGCCAATATTGTAGCTCTATTGCAAAGTCCTTCGGAAGCCATACACACACTAAAAGATTTGAGTCAGTCTCCTTTGGAAATTGGCGTACAGGATACTGTCTACAATAagatatatttcaat GAATCTACCGATCCTGTTACTAATTATTTGTACCACAAGAAAATTGCTCCCAAGGGAGACAGTATTTATATGCGACCCTTGGTGGGCATGGAGAAAATGCGTTCTGGCATGTTTGCCTATCAAGTGGAATTGCAGGCTGGCTATCAAATAATCAGCGATACTTTTAGCGAGCCAGAAAAATGTGGTCTCAAGGCTTTGGAGCCCTTTCAGCTGCCCATGATAGCCATACCGACGCGCAAGAATTTTCCCTATAAGGAACTATTTAGGAGACA attaaGATGGCAACGTGAGGTGGGTCTTATGAATCGTGAGGAGCGCAAATGGTTTCCTCAAAAACCCAAATGTGAGGGTGGTGTGGGCGGTTTTGTTTCCATTGGCCTAACAGAGTGTCGTTATGCCTTGGCCATATTTGGTTTGGGTTCTCTATTTGCCGGCTCCGTGTTATGTGCCGAATTGTTGCTGAAAAACTCCTTTAAATTGTGGAGGtttatgaataaattcaaatga